The Flavobacterium galactosidilyticum nucleotide sequence GTCCTTTGGGTTTGCTAAACATTTACACGATTCCTTGCCCAATGCCACTTATGTAGGTTTTACGGGAACTCCTATAGATGCTACGATTGATGTTTTTGGAGAAATAGTAGATGCCTACACGATGACTGAATCGGTAGCGGATGAAATTACCGTTCGTATTGTCTATGAAGGTCGTGCGGCTAAAGTATTGTTGAACAATCAGAAACTAGCCGAAATTGAAGCTTATTATAATCAATGTGCGGAAGAGGGCAGTAACGAAAATCAAGTTGAAGAAAGTAAAAAAGCCATGTCGCAAATGAATGCGATTATTGGTGATCCCACACGCTTAAAAACCGTTGCCGAAGATTTTATAAAGCACTATGAAAATAGAATTGCAGAAGGTTCAACAGTAAAAGGAAAAGCAATGTTTGTGTGTAGCAACAGATTTATTGCTTATGAATTATATAAAAACATCTTGGAACTAAGACCCGAATGGGGTGAAGTAAAAGTCGCAGCGGATGATGTAGTTTTATCAGACAAAGACAAAAAGGAAATCAAACCGATGGAGCGAATCAAAATGGTTATGACTCGTGGTAAAGATGATCCTGAAACACTTTATCATTTACTAGGAACTAAAGATGATCGAAAAGAATTGGATCGCCAGTTTAAAAATGAAAAATCAAATTTTAAAATTGCAATTGTAGTTGATATGTGGTTGACAGGATTTGATGTTCCTTTCTTAGATACTATGTACATTGACAAACCAATACAGCGCCATAATTTAATTCAAACTATTTCTCGTGTAAATAGAAAGTTTGAAGGAAAACAAAAAGGATTGGTTGTTGATTATATCGGAATCAAAAAACAAATGAATATGGCTTTGGCATTATACAGTAATGCCGACAACGATACTATTGAAGATATTGAGCAATCTGTGGTTGTCGTAAAAGATCAGTTGGATTTATTAATTAGACTGTTTTACAAGTTTGACAAATCGGGTTATTTTAGTGGTACGCCATTAGAGCAATTAAAAACACTCAATCAAGCTTCAGAATTCATTCAACTAACACAAGAACTGGAAAAGCGTTTCATGTATATCGTAAAACGATTAAAATCAGCTTATGATATTTGTTCAGGTTCAGGAATCTTTTCAGAAGAACAACGAGATGAAATTCATTTCTACTTGGCTGTTCGTTCTATTATTTTCAAATTGACAAAAGGAGTTGCACCTGATACTGCTCAGATGAACAATCGAGTGAAACAAATGTTACAAGATGCCATCGAAAGTGATGGTATTGAAGAGATATTCAAATTAGGGGACGAAGGGCAAACCGAAGTCGATATATTCTCAGATGATTATATGGCTAAAATTGATAAAATCAAATTACCTAACACAAAAATCAAATTACTTCAAAAATTACTAGCCAAAGCAATTGATGATGTAAAGAAAATAAATAAGATCACAGGAATAGACTTTTCAAAAAGATTACAGTTTATTGTAGATAAATACAATGAAAGAAAAGAAGATGATGTATTGCAAAGCCGAGTACTGGAAGATTTCACAGATGAAATCATTGATTTGTATTATGCTTTAAAAAAGGAAAAAGACTCGTTCAAAGATTTGGGTATTGATTTTGAAGAAAAAGCATTCTACGATATTTTAAAAGCTTTAGCTCATAAATACGACTTCAACTATCCTGATGATAAATTAATCATATTAGCGCAAAAGGTGAAGCTTGTAGTCGATGATAAAGCCAAATACACAGATTGGAGCAAGAGGGATGATATTAAAGCAGAGCTAAAAGTGGATCTAATTATTTTACTAGCAGAAAGTGGCTATCCACCAGTGGATCGTGATGAAATTTATAAAGAGATTTTTGAACAAGCAGAGAATTTTAAGAAGTATAGAAGTTGATCCTTGTTATGTGATCTAATTGCTTAGAAGTATCGTAAATAATCACATTGTGAGAAGCTCAAAATTAATTCATTACCTAAAAAAAAAAGCAAACCCCTCAATATAGTATATTAAGGGGATTTGCTTTTAACAAAAGTTTGAATAGAGAATTTTTGGATTAAGAGTTTAAAGGGTAAACCCACTAATCATTTATCAAATTTAATTGGATCAATACATATTGTTGTGGGGAAATATTAAAATCTAGATATTTGTATTGCTAAATTACATACCAATGCAAGACTCTTTTATCGAGATCCTTAAATTATTGTTACCAGAAATAATAGTAGACTACTTTGAACTTACGTCCTATAAAAAAGGAGACGAGATAATTCATTTGTATCTAAGGGAGATCAATTCAATTCCTAAAGAATACCGAGGATCTAAATTGAGTTCAAAAGGATTCTCTGAAGAGATAACGGTTCAAGATTTTCCTATTCGTGGACATCAGGTATATCTTCATATCACTCGAAGAAGATGGCTTAACGAAGATACTGGCAAAGTAGTCTTTAGAGATTGGAATTTAGTAGCAGACGGAACTCGTGTAACACAGGAGTTTGCGTCTTTTTTAAAAGAGATCAATAGATTCCAGTCCAAATGATTGTAATGCTATCGCTTCTTTTTATGGAGTTAAGGGGAGAAATTTGTTGTCTCAATACAAAGACTACTTAAGTGACTTTAAAACTTGGGATCAACTAGGACATGCTAAAAAATGGCTTCTTTTCCCTAAGAACATTCGAAAGTATTTATCTATAGATGAAACATCTCTCTCTAACGCAGAGCTCTATACAATTCTGACCAGTAAATCTGCTAAAGGAAAGAAAGGAACCATTCTACCCATGGTTGCAGGAACTAAAGCAGAAACAGTAATATCAATTATTGAAAAAATCCCTTTTAAACAAAGAAACCTAGTCAAAGAAATTACTTTGGATATGGCCGGTAATATGGGCTTAATTGCTCGAAAATGTTTTCCTAATGCAACTCGTGTTGTTGATCGTTTCCATGTGTAGAAGCTGGCTAGAGAAGCACTCCAGGAAATCAGGATCAAATATCGTTGGGAAGCCATAGATCAAGAAAATGACGCAATAGAACGAGCAAGGAAGTCAAAAGTAAATTTCGAATCTAAAACACTCTCTAATGGCGATACTCTTAAACAATTACTGGCAAGGAGTCGTTATTTCTTGTATAAAAACAAATCTAAATGGACACCAAACCAAATAGAACGTGCTGGCTTACTATTTGAATTATATCCTGATATTCAAAAAGGATATAGCCTAACTCAAGAGCTTCGTGGCATCTTTGAGCACACAACCGATAAAATTATTGCTTTTGCGAAATTAGCCAAATGACATGAAAAAGTAAATCAATCTGGGTTTAAGTCTTTCGGTACAATCTCCCGTACCATTATGACTCACTATCAAACAATATTGAACTACTTTGACAATAGAGGTACTAATGCTTCAGCAGAATCTTTCAATGCAAAAATAAAAGCATTTAGATCACGATTCAGAGGTGTTAGGAATGTAGAATTTTTCCTTTTTCGACTAACGAATATATATGCTTAATTTTTGCTGCTCCACAGGTTTTCGTGTTGATCCATTTAATTTCAATTCTGATATAGGAATCTAATTCAGAATAACTTTTTTGGCTTTTAAGGAGCCAAAAGTTATTTCCGAATAAGTTATTATATATTTTTATTTCACCGTATTTAGAAGCTAGATGATGTAGTAAGTGTAGCAAATGTAGTTCAGAAAAAAAGATATATTTTTTCAACTAAGGAATAAAATTGTTAGAGTTATAGAATATGAGGAGAGTGTGAACAACACTAATTCTAAAAAAGTGTGAATATAGTGTGAACACTAAAAACAAAAAAGGGTTCCAATCTCTTGGAACCCTTATAAACTCTAGTGACCTTGACTGGATTCAAACCAGTAACCTCTTGAGCCGTAATCAAGTGCGCTATTCAGTTGCGCCACAAGGCCATTTGCAGGTGGTTGTAATAACGTCATTGCGGGTGCAAATATAGAGATAAATGTGTAATTTGCAATAGTAAATTCGTAAAAAAATAAAAAAACATGCCACTACAAAACTATATACGTGATATTCAGGGATTTCCAAAAGAAGGAATTTTGTTCAAAGACATAACTCCGCTACTAATCGACCCTTTAGCAAGCGCTGAATGCCTAAAATTGCTAGTTTCAACTCTAAAAGAGAAGAAAATTAATAAGGTAGTAGGAGTGGAGAGCAGGGGTTTTTTCTTTGGAACACTGATTGCACAAGAACTAAAAGCTGGATTTGTACCTGTTAGGAAACCAAATAAACTGCCTTTTGAAACTATTTCGGCTACTTACGACTTAGAATATGGTTCAGATGCATTAGAAATACACATTGATGCCATACAAAAAGGAGACCACGTTTTGATTCACGATGATGTCTTGGCAACCGGAGGAACTATTAAGGCTGTTTGCGAGTTAGTAGAACGTTTGGGTGGTGAAATTGTACAATGCAATTTCATTATGGAATTATCTTTCATCAACGGTAGGGAAAAAATTAAAGAACAAGAAATTTTTACAGCGATAAGCTATTAATCCAGTGCTCTTGTAGTTACGTAATAGCGGAAACCAATAATAGCCATTTGCCATTTTTTGGCTTTAGCCAAGTCTAAGCGCTGTTTAGTAAAACTGGGTAAGATAAGTTTATTGATTTGAGCTAAAATTTTGTACATGCTTTTTTTTCAAAGGTATAAAAAAAGACGGTCTTGATGGAGATCGTCTTTTTTGTATAAATGTTTTATTTTAATATTTGAAATCCTCTAACCTTTTTTTTGAGGAATTGGTTTAACATCGCTTTCATCTATTTTTTTCTTAGTACTGATTTCAATTACACCATTTTTACCGCTTTCACCATATTTACTAGTTGCGCTAAATCCTTTCAAGACATCAATTTTGGCAATTTGGTCTGTAGGTATTTCTTCAATATTGAAATTTGAATCCTTTGCTTTTCCATCAACAACAATCAAAGGCTTGGAACTATCAAGAGATGAAAATCCACTTACTTTCCAACCATTGACAACTTTGTCTTCTTTTATTCCATATCCTACAACTTTTATTTCTGGAGATTGCACATCATTATTATTATTATTATTAGTGTTCTTTTCTTTTATTGTAATTTCAATTACTCCATTTTTACCGCTTTCACCATATTTGCTAGTTGCGTTAATTCCTTTTAATACATTTATTTTGGCAATTTGGTCAGTAGGTATTTCTTCAATTTTAAAATTGGATGCTTGTTTTACTCCATCAATAACAATAAGCGGTTTGTTATCTATATCTTGTTTTAATACTGATTGAATGTTCGCTTTATCATCTACTTGACCAATTTTATTATTTGGTGTTTTAATTTTGTCTTCATTTGTTGTAGTGACATTTGTCTTAAAATTTGATATTTGATCATTTTCTGATAAAGGGTTTAAATCCATATTATATCCCATTTCTTTTTTATTTTCATCATAATAGAATTTAAATGGTTTTATAGGTGTATTTCCAGATTGGTTACTACTGCCACTACGATTGTTGTCTTTGAATTCACTTTTAATGCTGATAATTTCTCCATTGGAATTTCTTTTGATATTGAAAAAAGTTAAATCAATATTATACAAATTCTTTATTTGTTCGCAATGTTCTTTAATTTCCGCGTCGGTGGTGTTTTTGGTAATAACCATGTTGATTTCATCAATTTTAACATGTTTAATTTCAATGTCATCGGATTTTTTCTCCTGAGCGATGACTTCAATTTGAAATAATAGTACAAAGGCAATAAGTGCCGGTAATACGGAGAAATACTTCCAATAATGGCTGTTTTTTGATTGATTTTTGTTTAACATAACGATTCGTTTTTTGATTAATGATTGATAAAAATGATTACTGATGGCAACACAATTTTCCTGTGTTGTTATTTTTAAAAGGGTGATTTGATAGGCTTTTTTATCCGAAATGTGTTTTGATGCTTCACTATCGGCAATGAATTCTAGATTTTGAACCATCGCTTTTTTGTACAACCAAATCAACGGATTGAACCAAAAAATGACACAAAAAAATCTTGAAATTAGCACATCAATGCTGTGTTTTTGTAGGCTATGTACTTTTTCGTGTTCTAAAATATTTTCTAATTCGACAGCAGTATATAAAGACGAATTGTAAACGATGTAATTGAAATAGGAGAAAGGAGCAATGTTTTCGGCGATGTCTATTAATTTGAAATTACCATGCTTTTGCATCGTTTTTCCTTTTAATAATTTAATTAGGCTATTAAAATCAAAAACTAGTTTGAGAAACGAAATGACAATTCCTATAAAGTACGCATAAGCTAACATTAAGTACCAATTAATTTTTGGTTCTGGAGCAGCTACCGAAGTTGTCACAGGAATATTGGACCAATCGAACGAAGCTATTGATGGTTCTATCCAAACTATTTTGCTAATAAAAAACAAAGGAAGAATTGTAGAAGTAATTAATCCCAAAAGTAAAAACCATCTGTTTGTCGTGAAGAAGGTCTCTTTTCTTAAAAGTAACATGTAGGCTAAGTAAAATAGCACAATCAAGGCACTTGCTTTTATAAAGTAAATAAATACATTTTCCATAACTATTATTTTTTTTCAATCATGGCTAAAATTTCTCGCAGTTCATCGGCAGATATTTTCTCTTCCTTTGCAAAAAAGGACACCATATTTTTATAAGAACTATTGAAATAATTATCAATTGCAGTGTTCATGAACTTCTTTCTATAGTCTTCAATAGGAACAATAGGATAATATTGATGGGTATTTCCAAAAGCATTATGAGCGACAAAACCTTTTTCCTCGAGATTACGCACAATAGTAGATAGCGTATTGTAATGCGGTTGATCCTCCGTTATTTCAGCCATGACTTCTTTGACGAAAGCTTTTTTAAGCCTCCATATAATCTGCATGATTTCCTCTTCTTTGTTCGTTAGTTTTTGCATGATTTTTTATTTGAATCAAACCTACAACTATATTTTTAGTTAACAAACTATTTTTATAGTTATTTAACTATTATTTTAGTTTTATATCTATTTTTTTTAGAATAGAGTGCGAAATTTATAACATAAAAAGTGTTTTGTAAAATGAAAATAGTTGATGAAAAGGAGATTGCGTGAGGGATAGAAGCTAGCTACCAAAGTAGCGCGTATAGCCCGACAGCATTAGGAAAAGGGGCTACGTAACAAAATTATCACTTAGCCCCTTTTCCTAATGGAGTCACGCACAAAGTATAATAATGAGATTAATTTTCTTCTCTCCGAACTAGTTTTTGCAACCAGATACAACCAGCAAGCGATAGCATTCCTAAAGTTCCCATAACAAACCAATTAGTTTGATAGCCAAAGTTAGCTATGATTTCAAGTCCAGTTTTAGAGCTGGCAATATGTGCTAAACTAAAACTCATTGTGAACAATGCCATATAACGACCTTCGTGTCCTTTTGGCGCTCTACTTAAAGCAAAAGAGTTCGAGAATGGGAAGATGAACATTTCGCCAAAAGTGATAAAAAGGATGCTTACAACGAGCATTCCTGCCCAAATATTGATTAATAGAATATAAAAACTAATCGCCATCAGTAATGAACCCCAAAGGATAATCTTGATTTTATTGATGTTTTTTCGTTGGCTAAAACTTACAATTGGCATTTCGAGAAAGAATATTAACAAACCATTTAACGATAATAAAAGTCCACTTTGAAATTCAGTTAGACCAAATTTTTCATTATGATACAAAGGTAATGTTGTGAAAAGTTGGAAGAAAAGCATTGCCGTAATAAAGCAAATGAACAGAAAAATCCAGAATATTTTGTCTTTAAAAACGGATGCAGGTATTTCAGTTTCGGTACTACTTACGGCTAAATCAGCTGGTTTTTTGCGCTCTTTTACTAATAAGGTAAAAATCAAAATAGAAACAATACAAGAAGTTCCATCTATCCAAAACAATCCGCTATAGCCTAAATTCATGATGATTAGACCACCTAATGCGGGTCCGGCGGTAAATCCTAGATTAACAGCAAGCCTAACCAGAGTCAGTGCTCTGGTGCGATTTTCGGGTTTGGCATACGTTCCTAATGACACAAACATGGCAGGGCGAAACATATCAGCGACGGTCATAATGAAGAACATCGCAAAACACAATCCCCAGAAAGTGCGCACGTATTGGACTGCAAACAACAACAATCCGCTCGTAAATAAACTAAAAACCATGATTTTGTAAAACCCTATTTTATCCGTTAATTTTCCGCCAAGCCAAGAGCCCAACATCGAACCAAAACCAAAACATACCATTATCCATCCCACTTGAGCGTAGGAAAAATTTAAATCTTCTTTCAAATATTTGGATAAAAACGGTAAAACCATCGTCCCAGCACGATTGATAAAGGTAATTAAGGTTAAAACCCAAACCTCTCGTGTAAATCCCCGGTAATTATTGATGTAGCGACTAAAAGCAGTTTTGATCATAAAATGATTTTATATGGTGCAAATTTACAATGTTTTTTAGGAGCTTTTTCCAGCTATCCGCTACAATCTTTTCTTTTTTTTTGAAAAAAGAATTAATAAAAAGCAAAAGTAAGCAAAACGGCGAAAACCGTTACTATATAGTGGTTTATAAAGTGGTAGTACAAAGTTGGAAGACTGTGTACTTTAGTTTTTGGGCTTGAAATGACAAGGTTAGGTTACTAAATCGTTACTGGTTAATACCTAAATAAAATACTATAACCGTTTATACTTCAGTTATTTGCATCATTTTTCATATTTACTTGTAACTCAATGAAAGTTAATTTTAAACATTAAATTTTTGAGTTATGGAGAAGACAAAAAAATCCACGTTCAAACTACTTTTCTACCTAAAGAAAAATGAACCGAAGAAGAATGGAACAGTTGCAATTATGGGGCGTATTACCGTTGATGGTAAACCAACATCTTTCAGTACAAAATTAGAAATAGATCCTAAAATATGGGATTTAAAACACGGTAGGGTTTTAGGCAAGAGTACCCAAGCATTGGCAATCAACCTTAAATTGGATAAAATAAGATTGCGCATAGACCAGCATTATGATGAAATGTTTAAAGATGAAGGTTTCGTTACAGCACAAAAACTAAAGATTTCCTTTTTAGGTATCGGTGTTATGGCCGATACAATTCTTACTGTTTTTGCAGATCACAATGGCGACTTTAAAAAAATGGTCGATAAAGAACAACGTTCTGCAAGCACTTATGCGAAATATGATATTGTTTATAGACACTTAGCTGAGTTTATCCAATTGCGTTATTACAGACCCGATATGGCTTTCAGAGAACTTACACCAGATTTTATTCGTGAGTTCGACTTCTTTCTGCGTGTAGATAAGGAATGTACGCATAATACCGTATGGGTTTATACGATGCCTGTCATCCGAATGGTAGAGCTTGCTATTAAAAAAGGACTAATCAGAAAAAATCCTTTCGAAGATTACGAGATTACGATGAACGAGAAAGATCGGGGTTATCTGCTGAAAGAAGATGTGGAGAAGATTATGGTTCATAAAGTAGATGCAAGGTTTGACTTAGTCCGGGATTTATTTGTATTCAGTTGCTTTACAGGTTTATCTTATGCCGATATTAAGAAGTTAAAGCGAAGCAATATCCAATCATTCTTTGACGGGCATCAATGGATCATAAGCAGGCGTAAAAAATCAGACATTGCATCAAATGTGCGTTTGCTTGAAATACCTAAAAGAATAATTAATAAATACGTGGGTGTTATGAGGAATGAACTTGTTTTCCCTATACCATCTAATGCTACTTGCAACACCCATATCCGCAAGGTTGCAGGGCAGGCAGAGGTTTTTCCAGAGCATAAAATTGGTTTTCATACAGCCAGGCATACTTTCGGAACAATGTTTCTGACCGAAGGTGTTCCACTTGAAAGCCTTAGCAAAATGATGGGGCATAAAAACATTTCTACCACACAGATTTATGCTAAAATTACCAGCCAAAAAATCAGTAAGGATATGGATTTGGTTTCAGATAAATTCCAATCTATGGAACGTGCATTTTTAGCTACTAAGGAAGAGCTTGTTGTTGGATAGATTTTATAATCCTTTAGGTAAGATTTAGAAGCAGGATTTAACGATCCTGCTTTTTTTGTGCCCATATTTTATCCCCAAAGCACATTTATTTTCTTTCCTCAACCCCATCCCATAAAAGAGCTTTGGTTGGATATACTGAAAAACATATCGAAAAATTCTGGCCAAATTCCAAGCAATATTTTTCAATATCCTTTTGGTGGCTTTCATAGCCACAAACACTTAAAAATGGTTAAAAATTCTGCCAGATAAATGCTGGTTTTGTAATCACATAGACCATTTCTTAATGCCTTTTCCATTGGCTTCCACATAGGCTTCCACATAGGCTTTTATCCAAGAGCCAGTATGCTGTTTTGTCCCATTTCAAGAGCAAAGGTATTTCCGTGTTCTTAACGCAGCATCAAGGTCAAGCCCTGCGGGTTTGCCAAAAAATCTCCACCCATTCGGGTCGTATTTTTTGTCAAAACCTTGCTGTTGCTAAACACGAACCTTTTATGCTCGTGAAACGAAACAAAGCATACTCCGGCTCTTTAAACGAATAAAAAAAATGTCAGAAATGAAAAAATACAGCATTAGAAATGGTAAAAGAGAAACGAAACTTCAGCACCTCCTCTCATTACCGAATAAATCAAAAAAAATAAAATCAGAACAAAATCAATAACGCAAAAAATAGAAATTATGAACATCACAGGAAGATTGACGAGAGATGCAGAGGTACGCACAACGTCACAGCAAAAACAAGTAGTAAACTTTTCGGTAGCAATCAACGACAGCTACCGTAACAAACAGGGCGAACGCATAGAACAGACGACCTATTTTGATTGCTCCTATTGGATAACGCCCAATGTTGCCAAAATCCTAACAAAAGGCTCGTTGGTGGAATTATCGGGCAGGGTAACTGCAAGAGCGTGGACAGGCAATGACGGAGAAGCACACGCAGGACTGAATTTTCACACCTCCCAAATCAAACTGCACGGAGGTGGTAAAAAATTAGAAACTGTACAAGCTACCGTAGAAACAGCCACTAAAAAAACAGAGGACGACCTCCCATTTTAACAACGAGTATTCAAACAATTTTAAATCATTTTATCATGGCACATAATATCAATTTCAACGAGAGAACAGGACGTTATTCATTCTTTAGCGTACAACAAAAAGCGTGGCACGGTTTGGGGCAAATCGTAGAGCAATACCCAACAAGCGAGGAAGCTATCAGACACGCAGGATTAGATTATGAAGTCGTAAAATCTCCTCTATTTACCAAAGGTTCGGGTATTGTCGAAACGGCAAACGGCATTGAGATAGGCAGTAGCGAATTGGAAGTACCTAACTATTTCGCCAACATACGCACCGATAACAATGTAGTATTAGGTGTAGTTGGTAAGGATTACCACATCGTACAAAACCGTGAAGCCTTTAATTTCTTTGATGCTATTGTAGGCGGTGGCGAGGGTATTCTGTATGAAACCGCAGGAGCGTTAGGCAACGGAGAGCGCATATTTATCACAGCCAAATTGCCCGACTATATCCGTGTAGGTAATGGTGATGATGTAACAGAAAAATACATTTTCCTAACTACTTCGCACGATGGTAGCGGAAGTATCACAGCCGCATTTACACCTGTCAGAATTGTTTGCCAAAATACGCTAAATGCTTCGCTACGCAGTATGACCAATGTAGTTCGTATCAAACATACTTCGGGAGCAAAACAACGTATCGAAAACGCCCATAAAATTATGGGACTGGCGAACACTTTGAGCAACCAATTAGAGGACATTTTTAATGAATGGGCAAGCGTAAAAGTAACAGACCGAGAAGTAAGAAAGCTAATCCAATTGGCACTTTGCCCGAATAAAGAAACGTTTGACTTAATTAAAAAAGGTGCAGAAGATGAAATTTCAACCTTGTTTAAAAACACCGTTGATGATGCTTTTTCTTACGCGATGATAAGCGACACGCAACAAATGGATACTACTAAAGGCACATTGTTCGGAGCGTACAATGCCGTTACAGGCTATTATCAGAATGTACGCAATTACAAAAATGATGAAGCCAAGTTGCAGAGTATTGTATTGGGTGGTACTGCCCAACTCAAATCACAGAAAGCATTTGACTTGTGTACCTCTTTTGCAACGGATGGTGCGGAAATCTTAAACCTTAACTAAATAACCACAGGCTATCGCCTTAATCGGTGGTAGTCTACTAATAACAAACATTATGGCAAATTGGTGTAGTAATACGGTTGTTTTCGAGGGTAAACCCAAAGCAATCGAACAGATACAGAAGCTATTCAAGTTAATGGCAGAACAGGAACTAAAAGAAAAATGTGGACAGTTACCCGACTTTATTTCGGAAGATAACGGAGGTTATTTCTTTGCTACCTACCAGTATGAAGGCGATACAGACGTATTTCAATACGAAACAAAATGGTCGCCTAATATGGAAGTGGTACAAAAAATAGCAGAACAC carries:
- a CDS encoding single-stranded DNA-binding protein — translated: MNITGRLTRDAEVRTTSQQKQVVNFSVAINDSYRNKQGERIEQTTYFDCSYWITPNVAKILTKGSLVELSGRVTARAWTGNDGEAHAGLNFHTSQIKLHGGGKKLETVQATVETATKKTEDDLPF
- a CDS encoding DUF932 domain-containing protein, with the protein product MAHNINFNERTGRYSFFSVQQKAWHGLGQIVEQYPTSEEAIRHAGLDYEVVKSPLFTKGSGIVETANGIEIGSSELEVPNYFANIRTDNNVVLGVVGKDYHIVQNREAFNFFDAIVGGGEGILYETAGALGNGERIFITAKLPDYIRVGNGDDVTEKYIFLTTSHDGSGSITAAFTPVRIVCQNTLNASLRSMTNVVRIKHTSGAKQRIENAHKIMGLANTLSNQLEDIFNEWASVKVTDREVRKLIQLALCPNKETFDLIKKGAEDEISTLFKNTVDDAFSYAMISDTQQMDTTKGTLFGAYNAVTGYYQNVRNYKNDEAKLQSIVLGGTAQLKSQKAFDLCTSFATDGAEILNLN